In the Staphylococcus condimenti genome, one interval contains:
- a CDS encoding MarR family transcriptional regulator gives MNKEEELMYNFRDLFNKIAYLNKFEMEEALKGLTSTEVHCIEAIEENKDPNVRKLAETLYMTRGAISKLTKRLMKKELIESYRKEDNKKEIYFKLTDSGKAIFDTHEQLHAKFQKRDEKVFEEMDDTQYQSMMDFINQYRTHLNEEIKKQNRTIN, from the coding sequence ATGAATAAAGAAGAAGAATTGATGTATAACTTCAGAGACTTATTTAATAAGATTGCTTATTTGAATAAGTTTGAAATGGAAGAAGCACTCAAAGGTTTAACATCTACTGAAGTACATTGTATTGAAGCAATAGAAGAAAATAAAGATCCTAATGTGAGAAAACTAGCAGAAACGCTTTATATGACTAGAGGTGCAATCAGTAAACTTACAAAGCGATTGATGAAAAAAGAGTTGATTGAAAGTTATAGAAAAGAAGATAATAAGAAAGAAATTTACTTCAAGTTAACTGATTCCGGTAAAGCAATATTCGATACTCACGAACAATTGCATGCTAAGTTTCAAAAGCGTGATGAAAAAGTATTTGAAGAAATGGACGATACGCAATACCAATCTATGATGGATTTTATTAATCAATATCGAACACATCTTAATGAAGAAATTAAAAAGCAAAATCGTACGATTAATTAA
- the rpmJ gene encoding 50S ribosomal protein L36, which yields MKVRPSVKPICEKCKVIKRKGKVMIICENPKHKQRQG from the coding sequence ATGAAAGTAAGACCATCAGTAAAACCTATTTGCGAAAAATGCAAAGTCATTAAACGTAAAGGTAAAGTAATGATCATTTGTGAAAATCCGAAACACAAACAAAGACAAGGTTAA
- the rpmD gene encoding 50S ribosomal protein L30, producing MAKLQVTLTRSVIGRPETQRKTVEALGLKKTNSSVVLEDNDANRGQINKVSHLVTVEEVDAK from the coding sequence ATGGCTAAATTACAAGTTACCCTCACTCGCAGTGTGATTGGACGTCCTGAAACTCAACGTAAAACTGTAGAAGCTTTAGGTTTGAAAAAAACTAACTCTTCAGTTGTACTTGAAGACAATGATGCCAATCGCGGGCAAATTAATAAAGTAAGTCACTTAGTTACAGTAGAAGAAGTAGACGCTAAATAA
- the infA gene encoding translation initiation factor IF-1, with protein sequence MAKQDVIELEGTVLDTLPNAMFKVELENGHEILAHVSGKIRMNYIRILPGDKVTVEMSPYDLTRGRITYRYK encoded by the coding sequence ATGGCAAAACAAGATGTAATTGAATTAGAAGGTACAGTACTAGATACTTTACCAAATGCAATGTTTAAAGTAGAATTAGAAAATGGTCATGAAATTTTAGCACATGTTAGTGGTAAAATTAGAATGAATTATATTCGTATTCTACCTGGCGACAAAGTAACTGTAGAAATGTCTCCATACGATTTAACTCGTGGAAGAATCACTTATCGTTATAAATAA
- the rpsM gene encoding 30S ribosomal protein S13, whose translation MARIAGIDIPREKRVVISLTYIYGVGKSTAAKILEEANVSPDTRVKDLTDDELGRIRETVDAYKVEGDLRREQNLNIKRLMEISSYRGIRHRRGLPVRGQKTKNNARTRKGPVKTVANKKK comes from the coding sequence ATGGCACGTATTGCAGGAATCGATATTCCACGCGAAAAACGCGTTGTAATTTCATTAACTTATATCTACGGTGTAGGTAAATCAACTGCTGCTAAAATTTTAGAAGAAGCTAACGTTTCTCCTGACACTCGCGTTAAAGATTTAACAGACGACGAATTAGGTCGTATCCGTGAAACTGTTGACGCATACAAAGTAGAAGGTGACTTACGTCGTGAACAAAACTTGAACATTAAACGTTTGATGGAAATCTCATCTTACCGTGGTATCCGTCACCGTCGTGGCTTACCAGTTCGTGGTCAAAAAACTAAAAACAACGCTCGTACGCGTAAAGGCCCAGTTAAAACTGTAGCTAACAAGAAAAAATAA
- the rplM gene encoding 50S ribosomal protein L13, with the protein MRQTFMANESNIERKWYVIDAAGQTLGRLSSEVASILRGKHKATYTPHVDSGDYVIIINAGQIEMTGKKASDKVYYRHSNYPGGIKSITAGELREKNPARLLEISIKGMLPSSRLGEKQGKKLFVYGGAEHPHAAQQPENYELRG; encoded by the coding sequence ATGCGTCAAACATTTATGGCTAATGAATCAAACATTGAGCGCAAATGGTATGTTATCGATGCAGCGGGCCAAACTTTAGGTCGCTTATCATCAGAAGTAGCATCTATTTTACGCGGAAAACATAAAGCAACTTATACTCCACACGTTGACAGTGGTGACTATGTAATCATCATCAACGCTGGACAAATCGAAATGACAGGTAAAAAAGCTTCAGACAAAGTTTACTACCGTCACTCTAACTACCCAGGTGGAATTAAATCAATCACAGCTGGTGAATTAAGAGAGAAAAACCCAGCACGTTTACTTGAAATTTCAATCAAAGGCATGTTACCAAGCAGCCGTTTAGGTGAAAAACAAGGTAAAAAATTATTTGTATATGGTGGCGCTGAACATCCACACGCTGCACAACAACCAGAAAACTACGAGTTACGTGGTTAA
- the truA gene encoding tRNA pseudouridine(38-40) synthase TruA has product MRILVKISYQGSNFLGFQIQQHGRTVQQQFEKILKRMHKRHVRIHPSSRTDRGVHAIEQYFHFDTELNIAPDKWQHAMNSALPDDIYVNEVSIVDDDFHCRYDCVGKRYRYKVYQGKHRDVFMSGLKTFYADSLDLEKMNEAAQQFIGTHDFTGFCSQKTEVESKERTLYQSEIIKTENGFDYIVTGSGFLYNMVRVLVAFLIEVGKGKRQPEEVPILLEAKDRKQVPFTAPAEGLYLEKIYLAPEELINDFGSDIKIHRKKSLEND; this is encoded by the coding sequence GTGCGGATTTTAGTAAAAATTTCATACCAAGGAAGTAATTTTTTAGGATTTCAAATTCAACAGCACGGGAGAACAGTACAACAACAATTTGAGAAAATATTAAAACGCATGCATAAACGTCATGTGCGTATTCATCCATCAAGTCGTACTGACAGAGGTGTACATGCAATAGAACAATATTTTCACTTTGATACTGAACTGAATATTGCGCCTGACAAATGGCAGCATGCGATGAATAGCGCTTTGCCTGATGACATTTATGTCAACGAGGTATCAATCGTCGATGATGACTTTCATTGTCGCTATGACTGTGTAGGAAAGCGTTACAGATATAAAGTATATCAAGGCAAACATCGTGATGTGTTCATGAGCGGTTTGAAAACCTTTTATGCAGATTCACTTGATTTAGAGAAAATGAATGAAGCAGCTCAACAATTTATAGGTACGCATGATTTTACTGGATTTTGTTCACAAAAAACAGAAGTAGAGAGTAAGGAACGTACTTTATATCAAAGTGAAATAATTAAAACAGAAAATGGGTTTGATTACATTGTGACTGGCTCAGGTTTTCTGTATAATATGGTTCGTGTACTTGTTGCCTTCTTGATTGAAGTAGGCAAAGGTAAACGTCAACCTGAAGAAGTTCCTATTCTTTTGGAAGCTAAAGATCGTAAGCAAGTTCCTTTCACTGCGCCAGCAGAAGGACTTTATCTAGAAAAAATCTATTTAGCTCCAGAAGAATTAATCAATGACTTCGGGTCAGATATTAAAATACATCGTAAAAAATCATTGGAAAATGATTGA
- a CDS encoding energy-coupling factor transporter ATPase, producing MLNNEHIIEFDNVSFQYQGDEWFTLNDISFKIPKGKWTSIVGHNGSGKSTIAKLMMGMMQYQEGRILFKDQRVVPHNLTEIRKNIGIVFQNPENQFVGSTVQYDVAFGLENFMVSYEKMHDEVPEVLKEVDMFAQRNHEPQALSGGQKQRVAIAGVLVLSPEVIILDEATSMLDPEGKTSLMRLVRHLNEDKNVTIISITHDLTETVDSDYMIVLNRGKVYEMGTPKEIFEKGSSLTEIGLDLPFPMKINQMLGNAPEFLNYDELVDYL from the coding sequence ATTTTGAACAATGAACATATAATTGAATTTGATAATGTTTCATTCCAATATCAAGGCGATGAATGGTTTACGCTAAACGATATCTCATTTAAGATACCTAAAGGCAAATGGACCTCAATCGTCGGCCACAATGGTTCTGGAAAGTCGACAATTGCTAAATTGATGATGGGAATGATGCAATATCAAGAAGGTCGAATTCTTTTTAAAGATCAAAGAGTTGTGCCTCACAATTTAACAGAAATCAGAAAGAATATTGGTATTGTTTTTCAAAATCCTGAAAATCAATTTGTAGGATCAACTGTTCAATATGATGTTGCATTCGGATTGGAAAACTTTATGGTCTCTTATGAAAAAATGCATGATGAAGTGCCTGAAGTGCTCAAAGAAGTAGATATGTTTGCACAACGCAATCATGAACCTCAAGCATTATCTGGAGGACAGAAGCAGCGTGTAGCTATTGCAGGAGTATTAGTATTAAGTCCAGAAGTCATTATATTAGATGAGGCTACTTCAATGTTGGATCCTGAAGGGAAAACATCATTAATGAGATTAGTGCGGCATTTAAATGAAGATAAGAATGTAACGATTATTTCTATTACACATGATTTAACCGAAACAGTGGATTCGGATTATATGATTGTTTTAAATCGTGGAAAAGTATATGAAATGGGAACACCTAAAGAAATTTTCGAGAAAGGGTCATCGTTAACAGAAATCGGCTTAGATTTGCCGTTTCCAATGAAAATTAATCAAATGCTCGGTAATGCGCCAGAGTTTTTGAATTATGATGAATTGGTGGATTACTTATGA
- a CDS encoding adenylate kinase yields MNIILMGLPGAGKGTQASEIVKKFPIPHISTGDMFRKAIKDETELGKEAKSYMDRGELVPDEVTVGIVKERLSEDDAKKGFLLDGFPRTLEQAEALSKIMKELDRKIDAVINIEVPEEELMNRLTGRRICEVCGTTYHLVFNPPKVDGVCDLDGGKLYQREDDNPETVAKRLEVNVKQSKPIIQYYDKEGILKNIDGSGDIEKVTESVIDILENLK; encoded by the coding sequence ATGAATATCATCTTAATGGGTTTACCTGGTGCAGGTAAAGGAACTCAAGCGAGTGAAATAGTTAAGAAATTCCCTATTCCGCATATATCTACAGGTGATATGTTTAGAAAAGCTATCAAAGACGAAACTGAATTAGGTAAAGAAGCTAAGTCTTATATGGACCGTGGCGAACTTGTACCTGACGAAGTTACTGTGGGTATCGTTAAAGAAAGACTTTCTGAAGACGATGCGAAAAAAGGATTTTTATTAGATGGTTTCCCACGTACACTTGAACAAGCAGAAGCATTAAGTAAAATCATGAAAGAACTTGACAGAAAGATTGATGCAGTAATCAACATTGAAGTTCCAGAAGAAGAACTTATGAATCGACTCACTGGACGTCGTATTTGCGAAGTTTGTGGAACGACTTATCATCTTGTGTTCAATCCTCCAAAAGTTGACGGTGTTTGCGATCTTGACGGCGGTAAATTATACCAACGTGAAGACGACAACCCAGAAACAGTTGCAAAACGTTTAGAAGTCAATGTTAAGCAGTCAAAACCTATCATTCAATACTATGATAAAGAAGGTATTTTGAAAAACATTGATGGTTCTGGTGATATTGAAAAAGTTACAGAATCTGTAATTGATATCCTAGAAAATCTTAAGTAA
- the rplQ gene encoding 50S ribosomal protein L17, whose product MGYRKLGRTSDQRKAMLRDLATSLIVNERIETTEARAKELRGVVDSLITLGKKGDLASRRQAAKIVRDVEILNEDDTTQTALQKLFGEIAPRYTDRQGGYTRVLKAGPRRGDGAESAIIELV is encoded by the coding sequence ATGGGTTACAGAAAATTAGGTCGTACATCTGATCAACGTAAAGCTATGTTACGCGACTTAGCAACTTCACTTATCGTTAATGAGCGTATCGAAACTACTGAAGCTCGCGCGAAAGAATTACGCGGTGTTGTAGATAGTTTGATCACTTTAGGTAAAAAAGGAGATTTAGCTTCTCGTCGTCAAGCAGCTAAAATCGTTCGTGATGTTGAAATCTTAAACGAAGATGACACAACACAAACTGCATTACAAAAATTATTCGGTGAAATTGCACCACGTTACACTGACCGTCAAGGCGGATATACTCGTGTACTTAAAGCAGGTCCTCGTCGTGGAGACGGTGCTGAATCAGCAATTATCGAATTAGTTTAA
- the secY gene encoding preprotein translocase subunit SecY, giving the protein MFETFVNFFKTKEVRNKIFFTLAMLVIFKIGTYIPAPGVNPAAFDNNQGSQGVTDLLNTFGGGALKNFSIFAMGIMPYITASIVMQLLQMDIVPKFTEWAKQGDVGRKKLNNVTRYFAIILAFIQSIGMAFQFNNYLKGALIVDPSPMSYLLIAIVLTTGTAFLLWLGEQITQYGVGNGISIIIFAGILSTLPSSLIQFYQQAFVGQSDTTMAWLQVAGLAIGLVLLTIGAVYVLQAVRKIPIQYAKKQATQRLGSNATYLPLKVNSAGVIPVIFAMAFFLLPRTLTMFFPKADWAQEIANTANPSSNIGMVIYIILIIAFTYFYAFVQVNPEKMSDNLKKQGSYVPGIRPGEQTKKYITKVLYRLTFVGSIFLAVIAILPILATKFMNLPQSIQVGGTSLLIVIGVAIETMKSLEAQVNQKEYKGFGGR; this is encoded by the coding sequence ATGTTTGAAACATTCGTTAACTTCTTTAAAACTAAAGAAGTACGGAACAAGATCTTTTTTACGCTCGCAATGCTAGTTATTTTTAAAATAGGTACTTATATACCTGCGCCTGGAGTCAATCCAGCTGCATTTGATAACAATCAAGGTTCTCAAGGTGTCACTGATTTATTAAATACTTTTGGTGGCGGAGCCTTGAAGAACTTTTCCATATTTGCAATGGGTATCATGCCCTACATCACTGCTTCAATCGTAATGCAGTTATTGCAAATGGATATTGTTCCGAAATTTACAGAATGGGCTAAACAGGGTGATGTTGGACGTAAGAAATTAAATAACGTTACACGTTATTTTGCAATTATCTTAGCGTTTATCCAATCCATCGGTATGGCATTCCAGTTTAATAACTATTTGAAGGGTGCATTGATTGTTGATCCTTCTCCAATGAGTTATTTGTTAATTGCAATTGTATTAACGACTGGTACTGCATTTTTATTATGGTTAGGTGAACAAATCACTCAGTATGGTGTAGGTAATGGTATTTCAATCATTATCTTTGCTGGTATTTTGTCAACATTGCCATCATCGCTTATTCAGTTTTATCAACAAGCCTTTGTCGGGCAAAGTGATACAACTATGGCATGGTTGCAAGTGGCTGGTTTAGCTATTGGGTTAGTACTATTGACTATCGGTGCTGTTTACGTGCTTCAAGCAGTACGTAAAATTCCTATTCAATATGCTAAGAAGCAAGCAACTCAGCGTTTGGGTTCAAATGCAACGTACTTGCCGTTAAAAGTTAACTCAGCAGGGGTTATCCCGGTTATCTTTGCAATGGCATTCTTCTTGCTACCTAGAACATTAACAATGTTCTTCCCTAAAGCAGACTGGGCACAAGAGATTGCAAATACAGCCAATCCATCAAGTAATATTGGAATGGTAATTTATATTATCTTGATCATTGCATTTACTTACTTCTATGCATTTGTTCAAGTTAATCCTGAAAAAATGTCTGACAACCTTAAGAAACAAGGCAGTTACGTTCCAGGTATCAGACCTGGTGAACAAACTAAAAAGTATATTACTAAAGTTTTATATCGTTTAACTTTTGTTGGTTCTATATTCTTAGCAGTTATCGCTATTTTGCCGATACTTGCTACTAAGTTTATGAACTTACCGCAGTCTATCCAAGTCGGCGGTACAAGCTTATTAATCGTAATCGGTGTTGCTATCGAAACGATGAAAAGTCTCGAAGCGCAAGTTAACCAAAAAGAATATAAAGGCTTTGGTGGTAGATAA
- a CDS encoding DNA-directed RNA polymerase subunit alpha — protein MIEIEKPRIETIEISEDAKFGKFVVEPLERGYGTTLGNSLRRILLSSLPGAAVKYIEIEGVLHEFSAIDNVVEDVSTIIMNIKKLALKIYSEEDKTLEIDVKDEGEVTAADITHDSDVEILNPELKIATVSKGGHLKIRLVANKGRGYALAEQNNTSDLPIGVIPVDSLYSPVERVNYTVENTRVGQSSDFDKLTLDVWTDGSITPQESVSLAAKILTEHLNIFVGLTDEAKNAEIMIEKEEDQKEKVLEMSIEELDLSVRSYNCLKRAGINTVQELADKSEADMMKVRNLGRKSLEEVKYKLEDLGLGLRKED, from the coding sequence ATGATAGAAATTGAAAAACCTAGAATTGAGACAATTGAAATTAGTGAAGATGCTAAATTCGGTAAGTTTGTTGTTGAACCACTAGAACGTGGCTATGGCACTACGCTAGGAAACTCCTTACGTCGTATCCTACTATCTTCATTGCCAGGTGCAGCTGTTAAGTACATCGAGATCGAAGGCGTTCTCCATGAATTCTCAGCAATTGATAACGTAGTAGAAGACGTATCTACAATCATTATGAATATTAAGAAACTTGCTCTTAAAATTTATTCTGAAGAAGATAAAACGTTAGAAATCGATGTTAAAGATGAAGGCGAAGTTACAGCAGCAGACATTACTCACGATAGTGATGTTGAGATTTTAAACCCAGAGCTTAAAATTGCGACTGTATCTAAAGGTGGACATTTAAAAATCCGTCTAGTTGCTAATAAGGGTAGAGGTTACGCATTAGCTGAACAAAATAATACTAGTGATTTACCAATTGGTGTTATTCCAGTTGACTCATTATACTCACCAGTAGAAAGAGTTAACTATACAGTTGAAAACACTCGTGTAGGTCAAAGTAGTGATTTTGATAAGTTAACATTAGATGTATGGACTGATGGTTCTATCACTCCACAAGAATCAGTTTCATTAGCAGCAAAAATTTTAACTGAACACTTGAACATCTTTGTTGGATTAACTGATGAAGCAAAAAATGCTGAAATCATGATTGAAAAAGAAGAAGATCAAAAAGAAAAAGTACTTGAAATGTCTATTGAAGAATTAGACTTATCAGTACGTTCTTATAACTGCTTAAAACGTGCAGGAATCAATACTGTTCAAGAATTGGCTGACAAATCTGAAGCAGATATGATGAAAGTACGTAATTTAGGTCGTAAATCTTTAGAAGAAGTAAAATATAAACTCGAAGATCTAGGCTTAGGTCTAAGAAAAGAAGATTGA
- the rplO gene encoding 50S ribosomal protein L15: MKLHELHPAEGSRKVRNRVGRGAATGNGKTSGRGQKGQKARSGGKVRPGFEGGQLPLFRRLPKRGFTNINRKEFAVVNLEQLNRFEEGTEVTPELLIETGVVKNAKAGIKVLGNGSLEKKLTVKAHKFSASAAEAIDAKGGAHEVI; encoded by the coding sequence ATGAAATTACATGAATTACATCCAGCAGAAGGATCACGTAAAGTACGCAACCGCGTAGGCCGTGGTGCTGCTACAGGTAATGGTAAAACAAGTGGACGTGGACAAAAAGGTCAAAAAGCACGTTCAGGCGGTAAAGTAAGACCAGGATTTGAAGGTGGACAATTACCTTTATTCCGTCGTTTACCAAAACGTGGATTCACTAACATTAACCGTAAAGAATTCGCAGTTGTTAATTTAGAACAACTAAACAGATTTGAAGAAGGTACAGAAGTTACTCCTGAGCTTTTAATCGAAACTGGTGTGGTTAAAAATGCTAAAGCGGGTATCAAAGTATTAGGTAATGGTTCTCTAGAGAAAAAATTAACAGTAAAAGCACATAAATTCTCTGCATCTGCAGCTGAAGCAATTGATGCTAAAGGTGGAGCACACGAGGTGATCTAA
- the rpsI gene encoding 30S ribosomal protein S9, with protein MAQVEYRGTGRRKNSVARVRLVPGEGNITVNGKDVREYLPFESLILDLNQPFEVTETKGNYDVLVNVHGGGFTGQAQAIRHGIARALLEADPEYRGSLKRAGLLTRDPRMKERKKPGLKKARRSPQFSKR; from the coding sequence TTGGCACAAGTTGAATATAGAGGCACAGGCCGTCGTAAAAACTCAGTAGCACGTGTACGTTTAGTACCAGGCGAAGGTAACATCACTGTAAACGGTAAAGACGTACGTGAATATTTACCATTTGAATCATTAATCTTAGACTTAAACCAACCATTTGAAGTTACAGAAACTAAAGGTAACTATGACGTTTTAGTTAACGTTCACGGTGGTGGTTTCACAGGTCAAGCACAAGCTATCCGTCATGGTATCGCTCGTGCATTATTAGAAGCTGATCCTGAATACAGAGGTTCTTTAAAACGCGCTGGATTACTTACTCGTGACCCACGTATGAAAGAACGTAAAAAACCAGGTCTTAAAAAAGCACGTCGTTCTCCACAATTCTCAAAACGTTAA
- a CDS encoding energy-coupling factor transporter ATPase, whose product MKVNFKDVSYIYQKGTPFEYEALHHIDTHFDEGRYYAIIGQTGSGKSTLIQQFNGLLKPTYGAVELDDLKIMEKTKDKAIRPMRQKIGMVFQFPESQLFEDNVEREILFGPKNFKMDLEHVKDYAYRLLMQLGFDRDIMEKSPFQMSGGQMRKIAIVSILAMDPDVIILDEPTAGLDPKSRVQVMSLFKQLQKDYGKTIVLVTHDMNDVAQYAENVKVMQKGSLMFEGTPRALFGNLERVRDYHLDLPDVVQLQYDFEQKYKTKLPYTALSDEEFIQLYKEWQTHEK is encoded by the coding sequence ATGAAGGTAAATTTCAAAGATGTGAGCTATATATATCAAAAGGGCACACCCTTTGAATATGAAGCTTTGCATCATATAGATACACATTTTGATGAAGGACGCTATTATGCCATTATTGGACAGACAGGCTCTGGAAAATCTACTTTAATCCAACAATTCAATGGACTTTTAAAGCCTACATATGGTGCTGTTGAGTTGGACGATTTGAAAATTATGGAAAAAACCAAAGACAAAGCAATTCGTCCAATGCGACAAAAAATTGGAATGGTGTTTCAATTTCCAGAATCGCAACTTTTTGAAGACAATGTTGAAAGAGAAATTCTTTTCGGACCTAAAAATTTCAAAATGGATTTAGAACATGTTAAAGATTATGCATATCGTTTATTGATGCAGTTAGGCTTTGATCGAGATATTATGGAAAAATCACCATTTCAAATGTCTGGAGGACAAATGCGTAAAATTGCGATAGTTTCAATTTTAGCGATGGATCCAGATGTGATTATATTAGATGAACCTACAGCTGGTTTAGACCCAAAGAGTCGTGTACAGGTGATGTCTTTATTTAAGCAACTTCAAAAAGATTATGGAAAAACTATTGTACTTGTAACGCACGATATGAATGATGTTGCACAGTATGCTGAAAATGTAAAAGTAATGCAGAAAGGCTCTTTAATGTTTGAAGGGACTCCAAGAGCTTTATTTGGCAATTTAGAGCGTGTGAGAGATTATCATTTGGATTTGCCAGATGTTGTACAGCTCCAATATGATTTTGAGCAGAAATATAAAACTAAATTACCTTATACAGCCTTATCTGATGAAGAATTTATACAGCTATACAAGGAGTGGCAAACTCATGAAAAATAA
- a CDS encoding energy-coupling factor transporter transmembrane component T family protein — translation MKNKFIIGRYLPLDSMIHNLDPRAKLSFVFFYIILVFFCHNFAMYGWMLLILLILMYCSKIKLFYLLKGLTPILFFLIFTFLMHLFLTKGGTVLFQWKFISIETGGIIEGIYICCRLMFIMMISTIMTLTTSPIALTDAFDKILAPLRYVKIPVQQLSMMMSIALRFIPTLMEELDKIILAQKSRGSEISSGTIGQRIKAFIPLLIPLFISAFQRAEDLAIAMEVRGYDVKAKRTSYRKLKWHWKDTLLIFLLIPIAVVLFALKNIGV, via the coding sequence ATGAAAAATAAATTTATAATTGGTCGTTATTTGCCGCTTGATTCTATGATTCATAATCTGGATCCGAGAGCCAAATTATCCTTTGTATTCTTTTATATTATTCTAGTTTTTTTCTGCCATAATTTCGCAATGTATGGTTGGATGCTGCTCATATTATTAATATTAATGTATTGCTCGAAGATTAAATTATTTTATTTACTCAAGGGACTAACACCTATTTTATTCTTCTTGATATTTACGTTTTTAATGCATTTATTTTTGACTAAAGGAGGAACGGTTTTATTTCAATGGAAATTCATCTCTATAGAAACAGGCGGCATTATTGAAGGTATCTATATTTGTTGTCGTTTAATGTTTATTATGATGATTTCAACAATTATGACACTGACAACGAGTCCTATTGCATTAACAGATGCATTTGATAAAATTTTAGCACCACTACGTTATGTTAAAATTCCTGTACAGCAATTAAGTATGATGATGTCTATTGCTTTGCGTTTTATTCCAACATTGATGGAAGAACTGGATAAAATCATACTTGCACAAAAATCAAGAGGCTCAGAGATCAGTTCAGGGACTATTGGTCAAAGAATCAAAGCATTCATACCTTTACTCATTCCATTGTTTATTTCGGCTTTTCAACGTGCTGAAGATTTAGCCATCGCTATGGAAGTAAGAGGATATGATGTTAAAGCTAAACGTACAAGTTATCGTAAATTAAAATGGCATTGGAAAGACACTTTACTTATCTTTTTGTTGATTCCAATAGCTGTAGTTTTATTTGCACTGAAAAATATAGGGGTGTAG
- a CDS encoding cysteine hydrolase family protein: MTKQALIIIDIQNDYFKGGNMELFQPESALDNVLKLEERFKKDNQPIIYIQHINEDPNASFFVKDTEGVELRKELNPSEKDDIIIKHYPNSFLETNLQNKLKELDVEQLVICGMMTHMCVDSTTRAAAELGYQPILIEDATATRSLEYGQNKVDAEQVQTSFIAALQAFAQVESTNTFLK, translated from the coding sequence ATGACAAAACAAGCATTAATTATTATTGATATCCAAAACGATTATTTCAAAGGCGGCAATATGGAATTATTTCAACCGGAATCTGCTTTAGATAATGTTTTAAAATTAGAAGAACGCTTCAAAAAAGATAATCAACCTATTATATATATACAACATATTAATGAAGATCCTAATGCTAGTTTCTTTGTTAAAGATACTGAAGGTGTTGAATTACGAAAAGAATTGAACCCTTCTGAAAAAGACGACATTATTATAAAACATTACCCTAACAGCTTTTTAGAAACCAACCTGCAGAACAAACTTAAAGAATTGGATGTAGAACAACTTGTGATTTGTGGAATGATGACACATATGTGCGTAGATTCAACTACGAGAGCTGCTGCAGAATTAGGTTATCAACCTATTTTAATCGAAGATGCAACAGCTACACGATCTCTTGAATATGGTCAAAATAAAGTTGATGCTGAACAAGTACAAACAAGTTTTATTGCTGCACTGCAAGCTTTTGCACAAGTTGAATCAACTAATACTTTCTTAAAATAA
- the rpsK gene encoding 30S ribosomal protein S11 has translation MARKQVSRKRRVKKNVENGVAHIRSTFNNTIVTITDEFGNALSWSSAGALGFKGSKKSTPFAAQMASETASKTAMEHGLKSVEVTVKGPGPGRESAIRALQSAGLEVTAIRDVTPVPHNGCRPPKRRRV, from the coding sequence ATGGCACGTAAACAAGTATCTCGTAAACGTAGAGTGAAAAAGAATGTTGAAAATGGTGTAGCTCACATCCGTTCAACTTTCAACAATACAATCGTAACAATTACTGATGAATTCGGTAATGCATTATCATGGTCATCAGCAGGTGCACTTGGTTTTAAAGGTTCTAAAAAATCAACACCTTTCGCTGCTCAAATGGCTTCTGAAACTGCTTCAAAAACAGCTATGGAACATGGCTTGAAATCAGTTGAAGTAACAGTAAAAGGACCTGGTCCTGGTCGTGAATCAGCTATTCGTGCATTGCAATCAGCTGGTTTAGAAGTAACAGCTATCAGAGACGTTACTCCAGTACCTCATAACGGTTGCCGTCCGCCAAAACGTCGTCGCGTATAA